The following are encoded together in the Mycolicibacterium arabiense genome:
- a CDS encoding phospholipase D-like domain-containing protein, producing the protein MPDDRLLSPGLTCWRVAQAGQFAPIVDGADYFRHVKETMLRARHRIMLIGWDFDVRVDFELGEKTLRGPNQLAAFLHWLLWKRPSLRIYMLRSNLRLLPAFDGMWYGVAPVSLVNQLSAKRLHLAMDGAHPLGAVHHQKIVVVDDAVAFCGGIDLTIDRWDTSDHLRENPLRKTRGREYGPRHEVAAAMDGEAARALGEQARERWQTATGRSLPAINVEHTVWPYRLKPALREVDVAIARTLPTLESRDEVREVEALNLAAIAAARHAIYLENQYLAARDLVNALARRLREPDGPDVVIVLPRSSESRLEQEAMDSARARLLQVLWAADEHGRLGVYWPVTEGARPVYVHSKIVVSDDRLLRIGSSNLNNRSLGFDSECDVAIEARPDVEGDDEVRRVIAGMRNRLVSEHLGVSQDAFEAALAERKSFFEAVESLRGSGRTLRKFTRHMVSGEMSLLAENDFMDPDHVPRSLSASLQRFIAGLAQRP; encoded by the coding sequence GTGCCCGACGATCGTCTGCTGAGTCCCGGTCTGACCTGCTGGCGCGTGGCGCAGGCGGGCCAGTTCGCTCCCATCGTCGACGGCGCCGACTACTTCCGGCACGTGAAGGAGACGATGCTGCGGGCCCGGCACCGAATCATGTTGATCGGCTGGGACTTCGACGTCAGGGTCGATTTCGAGCTGGGTGAGAAGACGTTGCGCGGCCCCAACCAGCTCGCTGCCTTCCTGCACTGGCTGCTGTGGAAGCGGCCATCACTGCGGATCTACATGCTGAGATCGAACCTGCGGCTCCTGCCTGCGTTCGACGGCATGTGGTACGGGGTGGCGCCTGTCTCGCTGGTCAACCAGTTGAGCGCCAAGCGTCTGCATCTCGCGATGGACGGAGCACATCCGCTCGGTGCCGTCCACCACCAGAAGATCGTGGTGGTCGACGACGCCGTGGCGTTCTGCGGTGGCATCGACCTGACCATCGACCGGTGGGACACCAGCGATCACCTCCGGGAGAATCCCCTGCGCAAGACGCGGGGCCGCGAGTACGGGCCGCGCCACGAGGTGGCGGCCGCCATGGACGGCGAGGCTGCTCGCGCTCTCGGTGAACAGGCCCGCGAGCGCTGGCAGACCGCGACCGGTCGCTCCCTGCCGGCGATCAACGTCGAGCACACGGTGTGGCCCTACCGGCTCAAACCCGCACTGCGCGAGGTCGACGTCGCCATCGCTCGGACCCTGCCGACGCTGGAGAGCCGTGACGAGGTGCGCGAAGTCGAAGCGTTGAACCTCGCGGCGATCGCCGCGGCACGGCACGCCATCTACCTGGAGAACCAGTACCTTGCGGCCCGCGATCTGGTCAACGCCCTCGCCCGCAGGTTGAGGGAGCCCGACGGCCCCGACGTCGTGATCGTCCTGCCCCGCAGCAGTGAGAGCAGGCTGGAGCAGGAGGCGATGGACAGCGCACGTGCTCGTCTGCTCCAAGTCCTCTGGGCCGCAGACGAACACGGCCGGTTGGGGGTGTATTGGCCGGTCACCGAGGGGGCCAGGCCGGTGTACGTGCACTCCAAGATCGTGGTGTCCGACGACCGCCTGCTCCGGATCGGCTCGTCGAATCTGAACAACCGGTCGCTCGGCTTCGACAGCGAGTGCGACGTCGCCATCGAGGCGCGCCCGGACGTGGAGGGCGACGACGAGGTCCGCCGCGTCATCGCAGGCATGCGCAACCGACTGGTCTCCGAGCATCTTGGAGTGTCACAGGATGCATTCGAAGCCGCACTGGCCGAACGGAAGTCGTTCTTCGAGGCCGTGGAGAGTCTGCGCGGGAGTGGCCGCACGCTGCGAAAGTTCACCCGGCACATGGTTTCCGGTGAGATGAGCCTGCTGGCGGAGAACGACTTCATGGACCCCGACCACGTGCCCCGGTCGTTGAGCGCGAGCCTGCAGCGCTTCATCGCGGGGCTGGCGCAGCGGCCCTGA
- a CDS encoding IS481 family transposase, with translation MSHANAALTPRARLRLARLVVETGWTYAAAAKLFMVAPRTAKKWADRYRAEGPAGMVDRSSRPHVSPTKTAPLVMRRIVDMRWRQRLGPVQIGGRLGVPASTVHAVLTRCRVNRLSYIDRVTGEPLRRYEHPHPGSLVHVDVTKFANIPDGGGHRFVGRQQSKRNAIATGHRTGERGGQSTHYRPRIGIAFVHTVIDDYSRIAYAEVQFDEKAATAIAVLQRAVMWFAARGVTVERVLSDNGSAYRSYAWRDACTELHITPKRTRPYRPQTNGKIERFHRTLADGWAYARLYESTEQRNTALPGWLHFYNHHRAHSALGGRPPVTRLTNLPGHHN, from the coding sequence GTGTCCCACGCTAATGCTGCATTGACCCCGCGCGCTCGATTGAGGCTTGCTCGGCTCGTCGTTGAGACCGGCTGGACCTACGCCGCCGCGGCCAAGTTGTTCATGGTCGCTCCGCGAACCGCCAAGAAGTGGGCCGACCGGTACCGGGCCGAGGGCCCGGCCGGGATGGTCGATCGCAGCTCGCGCCCGCACGTCAGTCCGACCAAGACTGCGCCTCTAGTCATGCGGCGGATCGTGGACATGCGATGGCGACAGCGGTTGGGACCGGTGCAGATCGGCGGACGGCTCGGAGTGCCGGCCTCGACTGTGCACGCGGTGTTGACTCGGTGCCGGGTCAACCGACTGTCCTACATCGACCGCGTCACCGGGGAACCGCTGCGCCGCTATGAACACCCTCATCCCGGATCGCTCGTCCACGTCGACGTCACCAAGTTCGCCAACATCCCCGACGGCGGCGGCCACAGGTTCGTGGGCAGACAACAAAGCAAACGCAACGCCATCGCTACCGGCCACCGCACCGGCGAGCGTGGCGGCCAATCAACGCACTATCGCCCCAGGATCGGAATAGCGTTCGTGCACACTGTGATTGACGACTATTCACGGATCGCCTATGCCGAAGTCCAGTTCGACGAGAAAGCCGCCACCGCGATCGCCGTACTGCAACGCGCCGTGATGTGGTTTGCCGCTCGCGGCGTCACCGTGGAGCGGGTCCTATCCGATAACGGATCGGCCTATCGCTCTTACGCCTGGCGCGACGCCTGCACCGAACTGCACATCACCCCAAAGCGAACCCGTCCCTACAGACCGCAAACCAACGGCAAGATCGAACGATTCCACCGAACCCTGGCCGACGGCTGGGCCTACGCCCGACTCTACGAATCCACCGAACAACGCAACACCGCGCTACCAGGCTGGCTGCACTTCTACAATCACCACCGAGCCCACTCCGCCCTCGGAGGCCGCCCACCGGTCACCCGGCTGACCAACCTCCCTGGACATCACAACTAG
- a CDS encoding AraC family transcriptional regulator has protein sequence MSNDQLSEVFDLVEVSGVVSGGFAARGPWVSGGAVDGPLKLIALLSGRAWLTADAVDEPIRLEGGDVVLLNGRSWMELRGGAGEGPAHEVRPDARFDSVRVLDAYRDGDDVVIGGRIHLNPAGRILLQALPPVAHVRASAAEATNLRGTLYRLFDEVTADRIGSAFAIRQYVQLLLLEVLRAYVDQAELPPGWLRLASDDRLRPALLQMHAEPGRPWRLDDLARAATMSRTTFAERFRTTAGVPPLTYLHRWRVLLAQRALREGDVRVGRLAADLGYSSESAFSTAFKREVGQSPLRYRASVRCGQASWRTDR, from the coding sequence GTGAGTAACGACCAGCTGTCGGAGGTGTTCGACCTCGTCGAGGTGAGCGGCGTCGTGTCCGGCGGCTTCGCTGCGCGCGGCCCGTGGGTATCCGGCGGCGCGGTGGACGGGCCGCTGAAGTTGATCGCGTTGCTGAGCGGGCGTGCGTGGCTGACCGCCGACGCCGTCGACGAGCCGATCCGACTCGAGGGCGGTGACGTAGTGCTGCTCAACGGCCGATCGTGGATGGAACTCCGTGGCGGGGCAGGCGAGGGCCCGGCTCACGAGGTGCGGCCCGACGCCCGGTTCGACTCGGTCCGAGTTCTCGACGCCTACCGCGATGGCGACGACGTCGTGATCGGTGGTCGCATTCACCTCAACCCGGCGGGCCGCATCCTGCTGCAGGCGCTGCCACCGGTTGCCCACGTACGGGCATCGGCGGCCGAGGCGACCAATCTCCGCGGAACGCTGTACCGGCTCTTCGACGAGGTGACGGCCGACCGGATCGGGTCGGCCTTCGCCATTCGGCAGTACGTGCAACTGCTTCTGCTCGAGGTGCTGCGGGCCTATGTCGACCAGGCGGAGTTGCCGCCCGGATGGCTGCGCCTCGCGTCGGACGACCGGTTGCGGCCCGCACTGCTCCAGATGCACGCCGAGCCGGGAAGGCCCTGGCGCCTCGACGATCTGGCGCGTGCGGCCACCATGTCTAGGACGACGTTCGCGGAGCGCTTCCGCACGACGGCCGGCGTACCCCCGTTGACCTACCTGCACCGCTGGCGGGTGTTACTCGCTCAACGAGCACTGCGCGAAGGTGACGTGCGAGTCGGCCGACTGGCAGCCGATCTCGGCTACTCGTCGGAGAGCGCGTTCAGCACCGCATTCAAACGCGAGGTCGGTCAGTCACCCCTGCGGTACCGCGCCAGCGTCAGGTGTGGGCAGGCGAGTTGGCGAACTGATCGGTGA
- a CDS encoding DUF1206 domain-containing protein: MREEGAVAAPQRPLVDRVVRHGAVHRAAKTGFVVSGMLHLLIGYVITRINLGRGGHADPSGALETVAARSDGVVILWAVAVALVPLTVWRLTEALLGLHPAEGGRDPHDASVASRLKALGLLAVYCGVGYTTVRFAVGSRQSSSEQNAGLSAILMQTGLGRVALAGVGVVVMVVGGYFAYKGASRNFLGDLTTPGNPMIVVLGVYGYVAEGIVLCLAGLLVIVAAIRVDPQQATGLDAAVKALGATQAGSVLLAFAALGFAAYGLYSFALARYARM; encoded by the coding sequence ATGCGGGAGGAGGGCGCGGTGGCAGCGCCGCAGCGGCCGCTGGTCGACCGGGTCGTGCGCCACGGTGCCGTACACCGAGCAGCGAAGACGGGCTTCGTCGTCAGCGGGATGCTGCACCTGCTCATCGGCTACGTCATCACCAGGATCAACCTGGGGCGCGGCGGGCACGCCGACCCGTCTGGCGCATTGGAGACGGTCGCGGCGCGCAGCGACGGAGTGGTGATCCTGTGGGCCGTCGCGGTCGCACTCGTCCCGCTCACGGTGTGGCGTCTGACTGAGGCATTGCTCGGTCTGCATCCGGCGGAGGGCGGCAGGGATCCGCACGACGCGAGCGTCGCCAGCAGGCTGAAGGCACTGGGCCTGCTGGCCGTGTACTGCGGCGTCGGGTACACCACGGTGCGATTCGCCGTCGGCAGCCGTCAATCGAGCAGCGAACAGAACGCGGGCCTGAGTGCCATTCTCATGCAGACGGGGCTGGGCCGGGTCGCGCTGGCCGGGGTCGGCGTGGTGGTGATGGTCGTCGGCGGCTACTTCGCCTACAAGGGAGCGTCGCGGAACTTCCTGGGAGACCTGACGACGCCTGGCAATCCGATGATCGTCGTCCTGGGCGTCTACGGGTACGTGGCCGAGGGGATCGTGCTGTGCCTGGCCGGTCTGCTGGTGATCGTCGCGGCGATACGCGTCGACCCGCAACAGGCGACCGGTCTCGATGCCGCCGTCAAGGCGCTCGGCGCGACGCAGGCCGGCAGTGTGTTGTTGGCGTTCGCCGCACTGGGATTCGCCGCCTACGGCCTGTACAGCTTCGCGCTGGCCCGCTACGCACGGATGTGA
- a CDS encoding type 1 glutamine amidotransferase domain-containing protein, translated as MPNELQGRKIAILAADGVEKVELEQPRAAVHDAGGQTELLSLESGEIEARNHDLEPAGTFPVDRVVGDASVEEFDGLILPGGTVNPDKLRLDETAVAFVRNFVQSGKPVAAICHGPWTLVEADVVRDRTLTSYPSIRTDLRNAGASVVDQEVCIDGNLITSRSPKDLPAFCQAITDQFANSPAHT; from the coding sequence ATGCCAAATGAATTGCAGGGCCGCAAGATCGCCATCCTCGCCGCAGACGGCGTCGAGAAGGTCGAACTGGAGCAGCCGCGGGCCGCGGTGCACGACGCAGGCGGACAGACCGAGTTGCTTTCGCTGGAGTCCGGGGAGATCGAGGCGCGCAACCACGACCTAGAGCCGGCGGGAACCTTCCCGGTGGACCGGGTCGTCGGTGATGCCAGCGTCGAGGAGTTCGACGGCCTGATCCTGCCGGGCGGCACCGTCAATCCCGACAAGCTGCGTCTCGACGAGACGGCAGTTGCGTTCGTGCGCAACTTCGTTCAGTCCGGCAAGCCCGTGGCCGCCATCTGTCACGGGCCGTGGACGCTCGTCGAGGCCGACGTGGTGCGAGACCGGACGCTGACGTCGTACCCCAGCATCCGCACCGACCTCCGTAACGCAGGCGCCTCGGTGGTGGACCAGGAGGTCTGCATCGACGGCAACCTGATCACCAGCCGGTCACCGAAGGACCTGCCCGCGTTCTGCCAGGCGATCACCGATCAGTTCGCCAACTCGCCTGCCCACACCTGA
- a CDS encoding SDR family NAD(P)-dependent oxidoreductase, giving the protein MTQQQPLGTRFTAASTATDVLDGADLSGTNVIVTGGHVGLGLETTRALSAAGASVTVGARHPDRAAAAVADLRNVDVGQLDLLNPPSIDDFANRYLGSDRPLHVLINNAGIMGGPLVRDQRGYEAQFATNHLGHFQLTTALLPALRAAAGARVVNVSSGGHHLSDIRWDDPHFTTDYDGMVAYGQSKTANVLFAVELDRRWAGDGIRGYALHPGIAYGTSLGPSVTDEELRAMGILDDEGTPIIDPHRELKTPQQAASTSIFAATNPLLADIGGVYLKDNDVAPLDRASLTTGFGTEPIVMSGVAPHAVDPESARRLWDLSEQLLSA; this is encoded by the coding sequence ATGACACAGCAACAGCCCCTCGGCACCAGGTTCACCGCAGCATCCACGGCCACCGACGTCCTCGACGGCGCCGACCTCTCCGGCACGAACGTCATCGTCACCGGCGGCCACGTCGGACTCGGACTCGAGACCACGCGCGCACTGAGCGCCGCGGGCGCCTCGGTGACGGTTGGCGCGAGGCATCCCGACCGCGCTGCTGCCGCCGTCGCGGACCTGCGGAACGTCGACGTCGGTCAGCTCGACCTGCTGAATCCGCCGTCGATCGACGACTTCGCGAACCGGTACCTGGGTTCCGATCGGCCGCTACACGTGCTGATCAACAACGCAGGCATCATGGGCGGGCCACTGGTCCGGGACCAGCGCGGCTACGAAGCGCAATTCGCGACCAACCACCTCGGCCACTTCCAGCTGACCACGGCGCTGCTGCCCGCACTGCGCGCCGCGGCAGGCGCCCGCGTGGTCAACGTGTCCTCCGGTGGCCACCACCTCTCCGACATCCGCTGGGACGACCCGCACTTCACCACCGACTACGACGGCATGGTCGCCTACGGCCAGTCCAAGACCGCCAACGTCCTGTTCGCCGTCGAACTCGACCGGCGGTGGGCCGGCGACGGCATCCGCGGCTACGCCCTGCACCCCGGAATCGCCTACGGCACCAGCCTCGGGCCGTCGGTCACCGACGAGGAGCTGCGTGCCATGGGCATCCTCGACGACGAGGGCACGCCGATCATCGATCCCCACCGCGAGTTGAAGACACCCCAGCAGGCGGCGAGTACCAGCATCTTCGCGGCGACCAACCCGCTGCTCGCCGACATCGGCGGCGTCTATCTCAAGGACAACGACGTCGCACCGCTCGACCGCGCGTCGTTGACCACGGGGTTCGGGACCGAACCGATCGTGATGTCGGGAGTGGCCCCACACGCGGTCGACCCCGAGTCCGCGCGCCGACTCTGGGACCTCAGCGAGCAGCTGCTCAGCGCTTAG
- a CDS encoding class I SAM-dependent methyltransferase — MARTEGDSWDLASSVGATATLVAAGRAVASRDERGLIDDPFAAPLVRAVGIEFFTKLVDGELDLATIDPSSVAVMQARIDEMALRTRFFDDYFVESTGNGIRQAVILASGLDSRAYRLPWPDGTVVYEIDQPAVIEFKTTTLAGIGAEPTAQRRTVAIDLREDWPAALLAAGFDESAPTAWCAEGLLIYLPPEAQDLLFDNVNRLSAPGSTVATEYVPGLKTFDAEKARESTASMREHGLELDMPSLIYHGERNNVMDYLTALGWQMTGVPRPDLFARHDVPLPELPDADDPLGEIVYVSGTLPRP; from the coding sequence ATGGCACGTACCGAGGGCGACAGCTGGGATCTCGCGTCGAGCGTGGGGGCGACCGCAACACTGGTCGCCGCAGGCCGCGCAGTGGCGAGCCGCGACGAACGAGGCCTGATCGACGACCCCTTCGCGGCGCCGCTGGTGCGAGCGGTCGGCATCGAGTTCTTCACCAAGCTGGTCGACGGCGAACTCGACCTCGCCACGATCGACCCGTCGTCGGTTGCGGTGATGCAGGCCCGGATCGACGAGATGGCGTTGCGGACACGGTTCTTCGACGACTACTTCGTCGAGTCGACGGGGAACGGAATCCGCCAGGCGGTGATCCTGGCGTCGGGTCTCGATTCCCGCGCTTACCGGCTGCCGTGGCCGGACGGCACCGTCGTGTACGAGATCGACCAACCCGCGGTCATCGAGTTCAAGACCACCACGCTGGCCGGCATCGGCGCGGAACCGACCGCGCAGCGGCGCACGGTGGCCATCGATCTGCGCGAGGACTGGCCCGCAGCGTTGCTCGCCGCGGGGTTCGACGAAAGCGCACCAACGGCCTGGTGCGCCGAGGGGTTGCTTATCTACCTGCCGCCGGAGGCGCAGGACCTGTTGTTCGACAACGTCAATCGACTCAGCGCGCCAGGCAGCACCGTCGCGACCGAGTACGTTCCCGGACTCAAGACGTTCGACGCCGAGAAGGCCCGCGAGTCGACCGCGAGCATGCGCGAGCACGGTCTCGAGCTGGACATGCCGTCGCTGATCTACCACGGGGAACGCAACAACGTCATGGACTACCTGACGGCGCTTGGCTGGCAGATGACCGGCGTGCCGCGGCCGGACCTGTTCGCCCGCCATGACGTGCCGCTACCCGAGTTGCCCGACGCCGACGATCCGCTCGGCGAGATCGTCTACGTCAGCGGAACGCTGCCGAGGCCCTGA
- a CDS encoding HD domain-containing protein yields MTTSLPTTVAGIEIPDTPLVRATTEFVRKAEDDLLFHHSRRVFLFGALQGRRLGLDPNLELLYVGAMFHDIGLTEPYRTSSTLRFEVDGANAARDFLLERGVDESDARKVWLGIALHTTPGVPEFLDPETALVTAGVETDVLGIGRDALTDDVLEAVTAAHPRPDFKRRILHAFTEGVRQRPDSTFGTVNADVLAHYDPSFVRTDFVDVILANAWPE; encoded by the coding sequence ATGACCACATCACTTCCCACCACCGTTGCCGGCATTGAGATCCCGGACACGCCGCTGGTCCGCGCCACTACCGAGTTCGTCCGCAAGGCCGAAGACGACCTGCTGTTCCATCACTCCCGCCGGGTGTTCCTGTTCGGGGCGCTGCAGGGCCGCCGCCTCGGACTCGACCCCAACCTCGAACTGCTCTACGTCGGCGCGATGTTCCACGACATCGGGCTGACCGAGCCGTACCGCACCTCCTCGACGCTGCGCTTCGAAGTCGACGGGGCCAACGCCGCGCGCGACTTCCTCCTCGAGCGCGGCGTCGACGAGTCCGACGCGCGCAAGGTGTGGCTGGGCATCGCACTGCACACCACTCCCGGGGTCCCGGAGTTCCTGGACCCCGAGACCGCGCTCGTCACCGCAGGCGTCGAAACCGACGTGCTCGGCATCGGACGCGACGCGCTCACCGACGACGTGCTCGAGGCCGTCACCGCGGCGCACCCGCGCCCCGACTTCAAGCGGCGGATCCTGCACGCCTTCACCGAAGGCGTCCGGCAGCGTCCCGACTCCACGTTCGGGACCGTCAACGCCGACGTCCTCGCGCACTACGACCCGTCGTTCGTCCGTACCGACTTCGTCGACGTGATCCTTGCCAACGCCTGGCCGGAGTGA
- a CDS encoding NAD-dependent epimerase/dehydratase family protein, giving the protein MALRVAVTGPTGEIGISTIEALEDNPDVEQIVGMARRPFDPEARGWTKTVYRQGDILDRDAVDGLVADVDVVVHLAFIIMGSREESARINLAGTRNVFEATVAAARPRRLVYTSSVAAYGYHADNPVPITEDVPTRGTPEHYYSEQKAACEEALAETTAGSSLEVYVLRPCIVAGPKAPALAEAMPWHQLPGVFRQLTRAVPLLKPPFPDPGTPLQLVHHDDVAAAIALASTTSTAAPGAYNIAGDGLLSMSDVGAALGARPIKVPHVAAVATSEVIARLPFVPSALEWLHAGRASTVMDTEKARTELGWRPKYTAEQTLQALASAVD; this is encoded by the coding sequence ATGGCTTTGCGCGTCGCCGTCACCGGGCCAACGGGTGAGATCGGCATCTCCACGATCGAGGCGCTGGAGGACAACCCCGACGTGGAGCAGATCGTCGGAATGGCGCGGCGACCGTTCGACCCGGAGGCGCGTGGCTGGACGAAGACGGTGTACCGGCAGGGCGACATCCTCGACCGCGATGCCGTCGACGGGCTCGTTGCCGACGTCGACGTCGTCGTGCACCTGGCGTTCATCATCATGGGTTCGCGCGAGGAGAGCGCCCGCATCAACCTCGCGGGCACCCGCAACGTCTTCGAGGCGACGGTGGCCGCCGCCCGACCGCGCCGGCTGGTGTACACCTCGTCGGTAGCGGCCTACGGCTACCACGCCGACAATCCGGTGCCCATCACCGAGGACGTCCCCACGCGCGGGACGCCCGAGCACTACTACTCCGAGCAGAAGGCGGCGTGCGAGGAGGCCCTGGCCGAGACGACCGCCGGGTCGTCCCTCGAGGTGTACGTGCTGCGGCCGTGCATCGTGGCAGGCCCGAAGGCCCCCGCGCTGGCCGAGGCCATGCCGTGGCACCAGCTGCCGGGCGTCTTCCGCCAGCTGACCCGGGCCGTGCCCCTGCTCAAGCCGCCGTTTCCCGATCCGGGCACACCGCTGCAACTGGTGCACCACGACGACGTCGCCGCTGCGATCGCCCTGGCCTCGACGACGTCGACAGCGGCGCCCGGGGCCTACAACATCGCCGGCGACGGGCTGCTGTCGATGTCGGACGTCGGCGCCGCGCTCGGCGCAAGGCCGATCAAGGTGCCGCACGTCGCGGCGGTCGCCACGTCCGAGGTGATCGCGCGGTTGCCGTTCGTGCCGTCTGCGCTGGAGTGGCTGCACGCGGGTCGGGCATCCACGGTGATGGACACCGAGAAGGCCAGGACGGAACTCGGCTGGCGCCCCAAGTACACCGCCGAGCAGACGTTGCAAGCCTTGGCGAGCGCCGTCGACTAA
- a CDS encoding SDR family NAD(P)-dependent oxidoreductase, whose protein sequence is MAESTKRALITGASSGIGLELAKLFADDGYDLVIAADEAEIHVAAQELSGRGVEVEAVEVDLRTGDGVASLYQAATDGGKVVDAVALNAGVGRGGRFVDGDLADDLSIVDLNVRSTVHLAKLVLRDMAERGTGKVLFTSSIAATMPGSNQAVYNASKSFVQSFAEAVRDEMRDSDVTVTSLMPGPTDTKFFQRGGLEDTPQAQVRDDAAKVARQGYDALKHNRQKVVASSPMSKAMGVMNKFTPDAIKVRANRLMATPMGRK, encoded by the coding sequence ATGGCTGAATCAACGAAGCGCGCACTCATCACAGGGGCATCGAGCGGCATCGGTCTCGAGTTGGCCAAGCTGTTCGCCGACGACGGCTACGACCTCGTCATAGCAGCCGACGAAGCGGAAATACACGTTGCTGCGCAGGAACTCTCGGGCCGTGGCGTGGAAGTCGAGGCAGTCGAGGTCGACCTACGTACCGGTGACGGTGTGGCCTCGCTCTATCAAGCCGCCACCGACGGTGGGAAGGTCGTCGACGCCGTGGCGCTCAACGCCGGGGTGGGGCGGGGAGGCCGATTCGTCGACGGTGACCTCGCCGACGATCTCTCGATCGTCGACCTCAACGTGCGGTCGACGGTGCACCTGGCGAAGCTGGTGCTGCGGGACATGGCCGAACGGGGAACGGGGAAGGTGCTGTTCACGTCGTCCATCGCGGCGACGATGCCCGGCTCGAACCAGGCGGTCTACAACGCGTCGAAGTCGTTCGTCCAGTCGTTCGCCGAAGCGGTGCGCGACGAGATGCGGGACAGCGACGTGACGGTGACGTCGCTCATGCCCGGTCCGACCGACACGAAGTTCTTCCAGCGCGGTGGCCTCGAGGACACCCCGCAGGCGCAGGTTCGCGACGACGCGGCGAAGGTCGCGCGGCAGGGGTACGACGCGTTGAAGCACAACCGGCAGAAGGTCGTTGCCTCCTCGCCGATGTCGAAGGCGATGGGCGTGATGAACAAGTTCACACCCGACGCGATCAAGGTACGGGCCAACCGGCTGATGGCAACGCCGATGGGCCGCAAGTGA
- a CDS encoding DUF6498-containing protein → MNRFIQLPAQLALIAIPVVGWFAQDWSGATTLAVYWFETVAACLFIAARVLLQQRWAPRHGHFRYDAPSTDRRSGSTSSFVSGFLMVTMVFSAAHAVFLGMILLLLSHNGKAGFAVVDWRSVALGCLGVVAFLVLDFLVDLSTLRRWSFWQMEQMANRGLSRVIVVHLTLIFGFVAIAVTDAPDSFFGVFVVLKTMAALSSAFPQWEPATPPRWLSRLMNRMPNVHPGEKFEDFWAKDQADETARRERNERPWSGARTKR, encoded by the coding sequence GTGAACCGGTTCATCCAGTTGCCGGCCCAGCTGGCCCTGATCGCCATCCCGGTGGTGGGCTGGTTCGCCCAAGATTGGTCGGGGGCCACCACGCTCGCGGTCTACTGGTTCGAGACGGTCGCGGCGTGCCTCTTCATCGCGGCCCGAGTGCTGTTGCAGCAGAGGTGGGCTCCCCGGCACGGTCACTTCCGGTACGACGCGCCGAGCACCGATCGCCGCTCGGGGAGCACGTCGTCGTTCGTCAGCGGGTTCCTGATGGTGACCATGGTGTTCAGCGCCGCCCACGCCGTGTTCCTCGGCATGATCCTGCTGTTGCTCAGCCACAACGGCAAGGCGGGCTTCGCCGTAGTCGACTGGCGCAGCGTGGCACTCGGGTGCCTCGGCGTGGTGGCGTTCCTCGTCCTGGACTTCCTGGTCGACCTGTCGACTCTGCGCCGGTGGTCGTTCTGGCAGATGGAGCAGATGGCCAACAGGGGGCTGAGCCGGGTGATCGTGGTGCACCTGACGCTCATCTTTGGCTTCGTCGCCATCGCCGTGACCGACGCGCCCGATTCGTTCTTCGGGGTCTTCGTGGTGCTCAAGACGATGGCGGCACTGAGTTCGGCGTTCCCGCAGTGGGAGCCCGCGACACCGCCGCGATGGCTGAGCCGGCTGATGAACCGCATGCCGAACGTCCATCCGGGGGAGAAGTTCGAGGACTTCTGGGCCAAGGACCAGGCCGACGAGACAGCCCGCCGCGAGAGGAACGAACGGCCCTGGTCGGGCGCGCGGACTAAGCGCTGA